A genome region from Bacteroidota bacterium includes the following:
- the pbpC gene encoding penicillin-binding protein 1C: protein MLSEFLKRKKVKWIAILVFILLFYITIPIPEIDNPTSTVIESSEGKLMGAKIAADGQWRFPGLDSIPKKMDACIRLFEDEYFYYHPGINPISLFRAFRLNLKAGEIVSGGSTITMQLLRIACGNKERSYFQKLYEIILSTKYELWNSKENILKIYLDNAPFGGNVVGLEAACWRYYTRSPFQLSWAETATLAVLPNAPSLIYPGKAQNQLLKKRNRLLKKLYKKQYIDSLDYELALLEPIPEKPHRLPRLSPHLLEKFALEFKGKRLHSSLQFSLQTKLTGIINKHHKNLIFNQIYNAAAIIINNRTKKVIAYVGNTKNKESEHGSDVDIISSPRSTGSILKPLLFAAMITDGYLLPDMLIADVPTQMQGYSPKNYNLTYDGAVPAKKALSRSLNIPAIRLLQKYGVEKFLEYLHKMQYSHINQSAEYYGLSLILGGAEASLWDLANAYSNMANVVSNYSQNSSQYSQDNWEKCDYYFSKTKKPNISLNHEYSIFSASAIFSTFQALLEVNRPETETGWEMFSSSRRIAWKTGTSFGFRDAWAIGVTPEYTVGVWVGNADGEGRPGLIGVSAAAPIMFEIYDKLPVTVWFETPYDDMKLLPVCKESGFISSTVCENVDTILVSAQTNKTGICPFHKIIHLDSTGMYRVNSKCYPQQNMNHKPWFVLPPSWEWYFRTKNPFYRKLPPYSPDCIGVSSIDMMEFLYPGESRNIYVPKDIDERLSEVVFKIVHREPNTKVFWHLDNEFIGTTEHFHEIGIQPEKGKHTMTVVDEYGNSISKRFFIVDKNQK from the coding sequence ATGCTGTCAGAATTTCTGAAAAGAAAGAAAGTAAAATGGATTGCCATATTGGTATTCATTTTACTTTTTTATATTACAATTCCTATTCCAGAAATTGACAATCCCACATCTACGGTTATAGAATCTTCCGAGGGGAAACTAATGGGAGCAAAAATTGCCGCCGACGGACAGTGGCGTTTTCCCGGGCTCGATAGTATTCCAAAAAAAATGGATGCCTGCATCAGACTTTTTGAGGACGAATATTTTTATTATCATCCCGGAATAAATCCAATTTCGCTTTTTCGTGCTTTCAGACTAAATTTAAAAGCAGGCGAAATTGTAAGTGGAGGAAGCACCATCACTATGCAATTGCTTCGGATTGCCTGCGGAAACAAAGAGCGGAGCTATTTTCAAAAGCTATATGAAATTATTTTATCAACAAAATATGAATTATGGAATTCTAAGGAAAACATACTGAAAATCTATCTTGACAATGCTCCTTTTGGTGGAAATGTGGTAGGTCTCGAAGCGGCATGTTGGAGATACTATACCCGTTCTCCTTTTCAGTTGTCATGGGCAGAAACCGCTACACTTGCCGTTTTGCCAAATGCACCTTCCTTAATTTATCCCGGCAAAGCTCAAAATCAACTTCTGAAAAAACGTAATCGTTTGCTTAAAAAACTATACAAAAAACAGTATATAGATTCTCTCGATTACGAATTGGCATTGCTTGAACCAATTCCTGAAAAACCACATAGATTGCCTAGATTATCTCCACATTTATTAGAAAAATTTGCATTAGAATTCAAAGGAAAACGCTTGCATTCGTCTTTGCAATTTAGTTTGCAAACCAAACTTACGGGAATTATAAATAAACATCACAAAAATTTGATATTCAATCAAATATATAATGCAGCAGCAATTATTATTAACAATAGAACAAAAAAGGTAATTGCATATGTAGGTAATACTAAAAACAAAGAATCTGAGCACGGCAGCGATGTGGACATTATAAGTTCTCCGAGAAGTACCGGAAGCATTCTGAAACCTCTGCTATTTGCAGCTATGATTACTGATGGATATTTGCTGCCGGATATGCTCATAGCCGATGTCCCTACACAAATGCAGGGATATTCACCAAAAAATTATAATTTGACATACGATGGTGCAGTTCCTGCCAAAAAGGCTTTGTCGCGTTCCCTAAATATTCCGGCGATACGATTATTGCAAAAATACGGAGTTGAGAAATTTTTAGAATACTTACATAAAATGCAATATTCACACATAAACCAATCTGCCGAATATTATGGTTTATCGCTTATTCTGGGCGGTGCAGAAGCCAGTTTGTGGGATTTGGCAAACGCATATTCAAACATGGCAAATGTTGTTTCGAATTACTCTCAAAATAGCAGCCAATATAGCCAGGACAACTGGGAAAAATGCGATTATTATTTTTCTAAAACAAAAAAGCCGAATATAAGTTTGAACCATGAGTATAGCATATTTTCCGCTTCAGCTATATTTTCTACTTTTCAGGCTTTATTGGAAGTAAATCGTCCTGAAACCGAAACAGGCTGGGAAATGTTTAGCTCGTCGCGCCGAATTGCCTGGAAAACAGGAACAAGTTTTGGGTTTCGAGATGCCTGGGCAATTGGCGTAACACCGGAATACACTGTTGGGGTTTGGGTAGGAAATGCCGATGGAGAAGGCCGCCCGGGTTTGATTGGAGTTTCTGCAGCAGCACCAATCATGTTTGAGATTTACGATAAACTTCCTGTTACAGTTTGGTTTGAAACACCCTATGATGATATGAAACTCCTGCCTGTTTGCAAGGAAAGTGGATTCATCTCATCAACAGTTTGCGAAAATGTTGATACAATTTTGGTTTCTGCCCAAACAAATAAGACCGGTATTTGTCCCTTTCACAAAATTATTCACCTCGATTCTACTGGAATGTATCGTGTAAACTCAAAATGTTATCCTCAACAAAATATGAACCATAAACCATGGTTCGTTTTGCCCCCAAGTTGGGAATGGTACTTTCGAACAAAAAATCCATTTTACAGAAAATTGCCCCCATACAGTCCCGACTGCATAGGTGTAAGTTCTATTGATATGATGGAGTTTTTGTACCCCGGAGAATCCAGAAATATTTATGTTCCAAAAGATATTGATGAAAGATTAAGTGAAGTGGTTTTTAAGATCGTACATCGTGAACCGAATACTAAAGTTTTTTGGCATTTAGATAACGAATTTATTGGCACAACCGAACATTTCCATGAAATAGGAATACAACCTGAGAAAGGAAAACATACAATGACAGTTGTTGATGAATATGGAAATTCAATTTCAAAAAGATTTTTTATTGTTGATAAAAATCAGAAATGA
- a CDS encoding site-specific DNA-methyltransferase has translation MGEKETTYQRKKGTESSSFGTIGRINHDSSKFYDSKLYKEISNKIQVSKETNSFPEKLLNSTIFGSAENMSMIPDNSLHLMITSPPYNVSKEYDEDLSLTEYLKMLKSVFEETYRVLVNGGRACVNVANLGRKPYIPLSDYISKIMIEIGFNMRGEIIWNKAASASPSTAWGSWMSASNPILRDIHEYILIFSKGDYKRDRNRNEKETKQNSISRDEFMEWTKSIWTFNAESARRVGHPAPFPLDLPHRLMQLYSFKTDIILDPFMGSGSTAVAALKSERKFVGFEISQKYIELTKMRIAPFENMLNIS, from the coding sequence ATGGGGGAAAAGGAAACTACATATCAAAGAAAAAAGGGCACAGAATCAAGTTCGTTTGGAACAATTGGTAGAATAAATCACGATTCATCCAAATTCTATGATTCTAAATTATACAAAGAAATATCAAACAAAATACAAGTCAGCAAAGAGACTAACTCGTTTCCTGAAAAATTGCTAAACTCAACAATATTTGGTTCGGCAGAAAATATGTCAATGATTCCAGACAATTCACTGCATTTAATGATTACTTCACCTCCTTATAATGTTTCAAAAGAATATGATGAAGATTTGTCGTTGACAGAATATTTAAAAATGCTGAAAAGTGTTTTTGAAGAAACGTATCGAGTTTTGGTAAATGGAGGTCGAGCATGTGTTAACGTTGCAAATCTTGGGAGAAAACCTTACATTCCGCTCTCAGATTATATTTCTAAAATTATGATTGAGATTGGTTTTAATATGCGTGGTGAGATAATTTGGAATAAGGCAGCAAGTGCAAGTCCTTCAACTGCTTGGGGCAGTTGGATGTCTGCTTCTAATCCAATTTTAAGAGATATTCACGAGTATATTTTAATATTTTCAAAAGGAGATTATAAAAGAGACCGTAATAGAAACGAGAAAGAAACAAAGCAAAACTCAATTTCGAGAGATGAATTTATGGAATGGACAAAATCTATTTGGACATTCAATGCTGAATCAGCAAGAAGAGTAGGTCATCCTGCACCATTTCCACTTGACTTACCTCATAGATTGATGCAACTTTATTCTTTTAAGACAGACATTATTTTGGACCCATTTATGGGTAGTGGTAGTACTGCCGTAGCTGCTTTAAAAAGTGAAAGAAAATTTGTAGGATTTGAAATTAGTCAAAAATATATTGAACTTACAAAAATGAGAATTGCCCCTTTTGAAAATATGTTGAATATTTCTTGA
- a CDS encoding threonylcarbamoyl-AMP synthase, producing the protein MNIKNEIDKAVSVLKAGGTILYPTDTIWGIGCDATNQAAVKKIFEIKQRQDTRSMLVLLDNEVKLQTYVKEVPEIAWELIDVSENPLTIIYPDAKNLASNLINEDKSIGIRIVNDEFCSHLIRKFKKPIVSTSANISGKPSPENFHSIEDEIKNAVDLIVNHSKNDLRKRKPSSIIKVGVNSEIKILRQ; encoded by the coding sequence ATGAACATAAAAAATGAAATAGACAAAGCAGTTTCGGTACTAAAAGCCGGTGGTACCATTTTATACCCAACAGACACAATTTGGGGTATCGGTTGCGATGCTACAAATCAGGCAGCAGTGAAAAAGATTTTTGAAATAAAACAAAGGCAAGACACAAGAAGTATGCTCGTTTTGCTCGACAATGAAGTTAAACTTCAAACCTACGTAAAAGAAGTTCCAGAAATTGCCTGGGAGCTCATTGATGTTTCTGAAAATCCTCTTACGATTATTTATCCAGATGCAAAAAATCTAGCATCAAATTTAATAAACGAGGATAAAAGTATCGGAATTCGTATTGTTAATGATGAATTTTGCAGTCATTTGATTAGAAAATTTAAGAAACCCATAGTTTCTACTTCGGCAAATATTTCGGGAAAACCATCGCCTGAAAATTTCCATTCAATTGAAGATGAAATAAAAAATGCGGTCGATTTAATAGTTAATCATAGCAAAAACGATTTAAGGAAAAGAAAGCCCTCAAGCATAATAAAAGTTGGAGTAAATTCAGAAATAAAAATTCTTAGACAATGA
- a CDS encoding DNA polymerase III subunit delta: MQFKEIIGQESIKNRLIRSVEENRVSHSQLFFGPEGSGKLALAVAFAQYISCTNRTENDSCGLCLSCRKFQKLVHPDLHFAFPIFKKKANDEPVCNDFIKEWREIFIENPYFSLNNWYKKIKIENKQGVIYKKEGNEIIRKLNFKAFESEYKIMIIWLPEKMQNTSVGLLLKIIEEPPPKTLFVLVSENTDQIIKTILSRTQLIKIPKIDDSSLLQKLKSKFEVDENKLSNILHLANGNYTKALSLFEENEENKFNLEQFIALFRMCYTKEMLKIDSWVDEIASIGREKQLSFLKYSLKMIRENFILNFNKPKINYLTNEENDFSAKFSPFINNDNISEINDQINNTHFHIERNGNAKIIFFDLAVQLAILIKK, translated from the coding sequence ATGCAGTTTAAAGAAATTATAGGTCAGGAAAGCATAAAAAACCGATTGATTAGGTCGGTTGAAGAAAACCGAGTGAGTCATTCTCAACTATTTTTCGGACCCGAAGGATCAGGGAAATTGGCACTTGCGGTGGCTTTTGCTCAGTATATTTCCTGCACCAATAGAACTGAAAACGACTCGTGTGGCCTATGTTTATCTTGCCGAAAATTTCAAAAACTAGTACATCCCGACCTTCATTTTGCTTTTCCAATTTTTAAGAAAAAAGCAAATGACGAGCCTGTTTGCAATGATTTTATCAAAGAATGGCGAGAAATATTTATAGAAAACCCATATTTCAGCCTGAATAATTGGTATAAAAAAATCAAAATAGAAAATAAGCAAGGCGTAATTTACAAAAAAGAAGGAAATGAAATAATCAGAAAACTGAATTTCAAGGCATTTGAATCGGAATATAAAATAATGATTATTTGGCTGCCCGAAAAAATGCAAAATACAAGCGTTGGTTTATTACTGAAAATTATTGAGGAACCGCCACCAAAAACACTTTTTGTTCTTGTTTCGGAAAATACAGACCAAATTATTAAGACAATTTTATCGAGAACTCAATTAATCAAAATTCCTAAAATTGATGATTCAAGCCTTTTGCAAAAGCTAAAATCGAAATTTGAAGTAGATGAAAATAAACTGTCAAATATTCTGCATCTTGCAAATGGCAACTACACCAAGGCTCTTAGTCTTTTCGAAGAAAACGAAGAAAATAAATTCAACTTAGAACAGTTCATTGCACTTTTTCGGATGTGTTACACTAAGGAAATGCTAAAAATTGATAGTTGGGTTGACGAAATTGCAAGCATAGGTAGAGAAAAGCAATTATCTTTTCTGAAATATTCCTTGAAAATGATTCGTGAAAATTTTATCTTAAATTTCAATAAGCCTAAGATAAATTATTTGACGAACGAAGAGAACGACTTTTCCGCGAAATTTTCTCCATTCATAAATAATGATAACATCAGCGAAATAAATGACCAAATAAATAATACACATTTTCATATAGAAAGAAATGGCAATGCAAAAATTATTTTCTTCGATTTGGCTGTTCAGCTTGCTATTTTGATAAAAAAGTGA
- a CDS encoding gliding motility lipoprotein GldH produces MKKIVIIIGILSVFLCSCDTKKVFEENIKIEKGIWDNQKKATFEVLISDTLAVHNVFVNIRNTDLYQYSNIYLFIKTSSPDGYFLRDTFDCVLADLSGKWLGDGMGDIWDNQILYKKNVRFPVAGIYTFEFEQAMRMRHLPFIMDIGLRVETID; encoded by the coding sequence ATGAAAAAAATTGTTATAATAATTGGAATTCTTTCAGTTTTTTTATGTTCCTGCGACACAAAAAAAGTGTTTGAAGAAAACATAAAAATCGAAAAAGGAATTTGGGACAACCAAAAAAAAGCAACTTTTGAAGTATTAATCTCAGATACTTTGGCTGTTCATAATGTTTTTGTAAACATCCGAAATACAGACTTATATCAATATAGCAACATTTATCTTTTCATAAAGACAAGTTCTCCGGATGGCTATTTTCTGAGAGATACCTTTGATTGCGTTTTGGCAGACCTAAGCGGAAAATGGCTTGGCGATGGTATGGGAGATATTTGGGACAATCAAATTTTGTATAAAAAAAACGTTCGGTTTCCTGTTGCTGGAATTTATACTTTCGAATTTGAACAGGCCATGCGCATGAGGCATTTGCCCTTTATTATGGATATTGGTTTAAGGGTAGAAACTATTGACTAA
- a CDS encoding type I asparaginase produces MQKPSVLIIYTGGTIGMLRSEKNNSLVPFDFDHILKQVPELKNFDYNLSTYTFDPVVDSSNVNPKTWIKLTKILKENYNKHDGFVILHGTDTMSFSASALSFMLENQHKPVIFTGSQLPIGTLRTDGKENLITAIEIAAARQNGQALVPEVCIYFENQLFRGNRTTKYSAEYFDAYQSDNYPKLAKVGINIKYNHSVIHYPTVKRDIKIYTKMDENIAVLKVFPGISKNVVSSILNISGLKALVLETFGSGNAPSSNWFVNEIKKAVDKGIIILNVTQCSAGSVNMGLYETSIALSDAGVVSGYDITTEAALCKLMFLFGNKKNKQEIISCLNKSISGEITV; encoded by the coding sequence ATGCAAAAACCCTCAGTCTTGATAATTTACACCGGCGGAACCATTGGAATGCTTAGAAGTGAGAAAAATAACTCGCTTGTACCATTCGATTTCGACCATATTTTGAAACAGGTTCCCGAATTGAAAAATTTCGACTACAATCTGTCAACTTATACTTTCGACCCAGTAGTCGATTCCTCAAATGTGAATCCAAAAACTTGGATTAAACTGACGAAAATTCTTAAAGAAAATTATAATAAACATGATGGCTTTGTAATCTTACATGGAACCGATACAATGTCATTTTCCGCTTCTGCTCTTAGTTTTATGCTCGAAAATCAACACAAACCCGTTATTTTTACAGGCTCACAATTGCCAATAGGAACTCTACGAACAGATGGAAAGGAAAATTTGATTACAGCTATTGAAATTGCAGCCGCTCGTCAGAATGGACAGGCCTTAGTGCCAGAAGTTTGTATTTATTTTGAAAATCAACTGTTTAGAGGAAATAGAACTACAAAATACAGTGCCGAATATTTTGATGCATACCAGTCTGATAATTATCCTAAATTAGCAAAAGTTGGAATAAATATCAAATATAATCATTCTGTAATTCACTATCCTACAGTGAAACGCGATATTAAAATTTACACTAAAATGGATGAAAATATTGCTGTTCTAAAGGTTTTTCCCGGCATTTCTAAAAATGTTGTAAGTTCAATTTTAAATATCTCGGGGCTCAAAGCTCTTGTTCTTGAAACTTTTGGATCAGGCAATGCTCCATCAAGCAATTGGTTTGTAAACGAGATAAAAAAAGCAGTAGATAAAGGAATAATTATTTTAAATGTAACACAATGTAGTGCAGGAAGTGTAAATATGGGTTTATACGAAACAAGTATTGCATTGTCTGATGCAGGAGTTGTGAGCGGTTACGACATTACTACCGAAGCCGCATTATGCAAACTCATGTTTTTGTTTGGAAATAAAAAAAACAAGCAAGAAATTATAAGTTGTCTCAACAAATCAATCAGTGGCGAAATTACAGTATAA